A genome region from Natronosalvus rutilus includes the following:
- the gvpF gene encoding gas vesicle protein GvpF, whose translation MAIIVDDLLVRPFVGLVNTLHTMAINELYDIEALENERKENRLLYELGERSKAEYEERRDEIEAELELAREVHEELTSGRVEVRTND comes from the coding sequence ATGGCGATCATCGTTGACGACCTGCTCGTCCGCCCGTTCGTCGGCCTCGTCAACACGTTGCACACGATGGCGATCAACGAACTGTACGACATCGAGGCCCTCGAGAACGAGCGCAAGGAAAACCGACTCCTCTACGAACTCGGCGAACGGTCGAAAGCCGAGTACGAGGAGCGCAGAGACGAAATCGAAGCCGAACTCGAACTCGCTCGCGAGGTCCACGAGGAACTCACGAGCGGACGCGTGGAGGTCCGAACCAATGACTGA